Genomic window (Psilocybe cubensis strain MGC-MH-2018 chromosome 1, whole genome shotgun sequence):
ACATATTGTCAGATAACAACATTGAGATAATTAAAATGAACCATTCACCTTCTTAGCGCGGTTCTTGCGTTCCTTCCGTAGCTTACGGGAGGGTTTGTCAACCTTGGCCTCAAGACCCGACTAATGATTGGTTAGGCAGAATTACCAAAGCATGCAAACGTGCTACGTACTCGCACTAGACGATACTTGGGCTCGAATTTCTTCTGCGACGCCTCATCGTCGTAAATCAAAGCAAAGCCAGTGCTGCGTCCTCCTCCGAATTGTGTTCGCAGACCAAAGGTAACAACACGGTTCTTGTCTGTCTTGTACAGAGCGGCGAGTTTCTCAGAGAGTTCGGCTCTTGAGACGTTGGGGCGGGAAGGGTGGAGGATGTCCACGACGAATTGGCGTCTAGCCAAGAGGCGGTTCGTGATGAACTTTCGCGTGCGGAGAGTGACAGGGGCTGAGTTGTCGGCCTATagacaagcaaaaaaaaacagttAGCACGGTTCTTTCGCCGGTTTCCATCCTCCTCGACATGTATCCTGCGTTTCGATCCCGCTCTCCCATCACAACTTCTCCCACCAGTCGATGTTCATAGCACGATCATAGGTTCACCATATAAAACTCACCATTTTGATGCCTGCGTCCAGTTCTAGTGCAGCATGTCAACAAACGGCTCTGCGACATAGCGGACGGCCATTCTTACCTTGCTTGAGGTCGTCGCCTTTGCCGAATAGCACACTATTCTGATAGAGCGCCCCATGGTGGCTTGGTAAAACTGCATAGTAGCTCGGATATCACCGACCGATGCCGATTATGTATATGC
Coding sequences:
- a CDS encoding 40S ribosomal protein S24 produces the protein MGRSIRIVCYSAKATTSSKADNSAPVTLRTRKFITNRLLARRQFVVDILHPSRPNVSRAELSEKLAALYKTDKNRVVTFGLRTQFGGGRSTGFALIYDDEASQKKFEPKYRLVRSGLEAKVDKPSRKLRKERKNRAKKLRGTKKSKASEAPKKK